The following is a genomic window from Pedobacter sp. KBS0701.
TATTTGAGTTTACATAAATATCATTAGACTCATTTAGCCTAGCTTCTTCATAACTATCCGATCCTCTATCAATCAAATAGTTCGCAATGGCACCAGCAATCCCTTTTGCCAAGCCTTTAAAAAAATCCTTACCTACTAGTGATGAACGTGTTGAAGGATAAGATCTTGATGCAATATCGGCTGCCAATCTGGAGTTAGCAGCACCAGCTGCGTCACCAGCTGCTTCTCTCATAGCGGCTTGGGTATTAAATTCCATCATTTCGCGGGTAATTTGTTGATTAGTACGTGTTAGGTTTATTCCATTTTCAACAACAGCTCCAACAGCCCCTATAGGCTGATTTACTAATCCTTCTGTCTTTGCACTCTCTCCAACATCGCTCCATCTCCATATAGGAAGATTTTTTTTTGCTGCTTCTTCCTTACTATTTTCGCCATCTACATAGCCATAAACTGCAATAGGAGCTGCCACCAGTAAACCTATAGGTGTAAAAGCTGTAGCAGCAGTAATTACACCAATTATTGCCTGAGATGTAAAATGGGCGGCAATTTCAGCATTGTTATTGCTGGTAATTTCTTTTGCGGCAGCCATTGCAATGACCGGATCTATGATAATAGAAACCACGCCTCCTTTTGGGCAGTTCATCAATGATTGACTAAGTAAAGCTTGTTTTTTATCAATTTCGACCCCTCCATGCGACAACATCCACTTCCCCTCTAAAGTAGCATCACAATCGTGCGCTATCTTATACAAACCTGTTACCCCAGCACCAATACTCGTTGCCGCAGCCGCAAGCATTACCCCTGCTGCTACCAATGCTAACCCACCGGTTGCAACTGTTGCAACGGCAAGCGCAGCTACAGCAATTACTGCTGTTAAAATCTGCAGGCCTCCCCAAAATTTACCTGCAACTTTACATAAAAAAGTATCACTGATTTTTTTATCATCGGTATTTAACAAGGGCGCTTTTTTGCTTGATAATATTACTGTGGAAACCCTCGTGATACCTATCTGAAGAGGTTTACCATTAGTCATATTGGTACAAATAACATTAGCACCCTCATGTACATAAGAATAACTCATTCTATCCTCCTTAATTTATAGTCTACAACTACTTCGACATTGTTTTTAACTTCTTCAGCTAAAAAAACGTCAGTCTCTTCAATCAATGACAAATCTGTATTGATAACTTGCCTTACCTGGTATTGAAAGTCGTAACTAGAAAACTTATATCCAACAATGGGCTGAAATTTTTGATCATACTGCTTTTTTATAGAGCTGATATCTATTTCTTTAAGGTCAATTTTACTTTGCTTTTTAATTTCGACAAACTCAGGTTTTTCAAAAACAATTTCTGAAGAAACGTGTAAAGGAACCGAAACGTCTTCAAAAAGCTGAGAATTGTAATTTAAAGTGTAATGCTTATAAACTTCTGATAGATTCACTAAATACCGATCAAAAAAAAGATCAAAAAATAACTTCGTTTGTATATCTTCAATGAGAAGTTTTTCATCTTTAATCTGCGCTTCTGCCAAATAAATAAATTTTTGAAGTTCAATCTCAGCATTACTTGATCTCAAAAAAGAATATCTCTCTTTTATATTGTTTTTAAAGCTTTCCCAATTTTTTAGCACTTCCTTGTAGTTCAATATCTTGTTTATTTTCCCTGTCTCACTGTCAACCTGTACAGTTATATTACATTTAATCATGTCCAGAGACGAAAACAAGTCCATTGCTTCAGAGAGATTAGAAGGATTTATCTGAATAATATTATCAAAAAGCAAAACCTCTACAATCAAATTCCCATTATCAATTTTATTTTTAACATGAAACTCGCGCTTTGTGGTTGCATGGTTAGTAATCACGCTATTAAATTTAGTCGCAACAGTTTGCTCGCAACGATACTTCAAGAGAATGGGTTCTGTCCTTTCAGTATCAATTACCTTATCAATCTTTGTATCAATTTTATTTTCTACGTGGACAGGCTCATCCTCATCGAAAAATTT
Proteins encoded in this region:
- a CDS encoding DUF4280 domain-containing protein, which gives rise to MSYSYVHEGANVICTNMTNGKPLQIGITRVSTVILSSKKAPLLNTDDKKISDTFLCKVAGKFWGGLQILTAVIAVAALAVATVATGGLALVAAGVMLAAAATSIGAGVTGLYKIAHDCDATLEGKWMLSHGGVEIDKKQALLSQSLMNCPKGGVVSIIIDPVIAMAAAKEITSNNNAEIAAHFTSQAIIGVITAATAFTPIGLLVAAPIAVYGYVDGENSKEEAAKKNLPIWRWSDVGESAKTEGLVNQPIGAVGAVVENGINLTRTNQQITREMMEFNTQAAMREAAGDAAGAANSRLAADIASRSYPSTRSSLVGKDFFKGLAKGIAGAIANYLIDRGSDSYEEARLNESNDIYVNSNKKDNSNNIGVVAINPR